The following are encoded together in the Dickeya lacustris genome:
- the secB gene encoding protein-export chaperone SecB, translating into MSEQNNVELTFQIQRIYTKDISFEAPNAPQVFQQEWNPEVKLDLDTASTQLADDVYEVVLRVTVTSTIGEETAFLCEVQQAGIFTVGGLEGTQLAHCLGAYCPNVLFPYARECITSLVSRGTFPQLNLAPVNFDALFMNYLEQQAGQEGNTQKLDA; encoded by the coding sequence ATGTCTGAACAAAATAACGTCGAGCTGACTTTCCAGATCCAGCGTATCTACACCAAAGATATTTCATTCGAAGCACCGAATGCGCCGCAGGTGTTCCAGCAAGAGTGGAATCCTGAAGTCAAACTGGATCTGGACACGGCTTCAACCCAACTGGCTGATGATGTCTATGAAGTGGTGCTGCGTGTCACGGTGACGTCAACTATCGGTGAAGAAACCGCTTTCCTGTGTGAAGTCCAGCAGGCGGGTATTTTCACGGTGGGCGGTCTTGAAGGCACCCAACTGGCTCATTGCCTGGGCGCGTATTGCCCGAATGTCCTGTTCCCGTACGCGCGTGAGTGCATCACTAGCCTGGTGTCTCGCGGCACATTCCCGCAGTTGAACCTGGCGCCGGTGAACTTTGATGCCCTGTTCATGAATTACCTGGAACAGCAGGCGGGTCAAGAAGGCAATACTCAGAAGCTGGATGCCTGA
- the envC gene encoding murein hydrolase activator EnvC translates to MSKKAFSAPLPPGRDNLLIRCASVLCIGMLLLPCPGRSEDNQQQLKSLQQDIAEKEKSVRAQQQRRGTLLAQLKQQEQSIAQATRQLRDTHATLERLNQDITHLNASITKLQTQQKTQEKLLSLQLDAAFRQGQHSGLQLVLGGEDAQRRDRILAYFNYLNRAREKSIHELQQTRSQLAAQKQQIEQKQSQQKKLLTEQQQQQKTLEKAQNERQNTLNSLEQALAKDQQQLTELRQNESRLRDQIARAEREAKARAEREAREAARLREKEEQAKQQGTRYKPTEQEQSLIARTGGLGQPAGQYVWPVRGRTLHRFGEPLQGELHWKGLVIATREGTEVRAIADGTVLMADWLQGYGQVVVVDHGKGDMSLYGYNQSALVAVGAQVKAGQPIALAGSSGGQNQPALYFEIRRQGRAINPSSWLGR, encoded by the coding sequence ATGAGCAAAAAAGCGTTCTCTGCACCGTTGCCCCCGGGCCGTGACAATTTATTGATCCGATGCGCCAGTGTGCTTTGTATCGGCATGCTGCTGCTGCCGTGTCCTGGCCGCAGTGAAGACAATCAGCAACAGCTGAAATCGTTACAGCAGGACATCGCAGAGAAAGAAAAAAGCGTGCGGGCGCAACAGCAACGGCGCGGTACGCTGCTTGCCCAATTGAAGCAACAAGAGCAATCCATCGCTCAGGCCACCCGTCAGCTACGGGATACGCACGCCACGCTTGAGCGGCTCAACCAAGACATCACCCATCTCAACGCGTCGATAACCAAACTACAGACCCAGCAAAAAACGCAGGAAAAGCTGTTGTCCCTGCAATTGGATGCGGCCTTTCGTCAAGGCCAGCACAGCGGACTGCAACTGGTGCTCGGCGGCGAAGACGCACAACGCCGCGATCGTATTCTGGCGTATTTCAATTACCTGAACCGGGCGCGCGAAAAATCCATCCATGAATTACAGCAAACCCGTAGCCAGTTGGCGGCGCAGAAACAACAGATAGAACAAAAGCAATCACAGCAAAAAAAATTACTTACCGAGCAACAACAGCAGCAAAAAACGCTGGAAAAAGCGCAAAACGAGCGCCAGAACACGCTTAACTCGCTGGAACAGGCGCTGGCAAAAGATCAGCAGCAACTCACCGAGCTGCGCCAGAATGAAAGCCGCCTGCGCGATCAAATCGCCCGCGCTGAACGCGAAGCCAAGGCCCGGGCCGAACGCGAGGCCCGTGAAGCCGCACGCTTACGCGAAAAAGAGGAGCAGGCCAAACAGCAAGGAACCCGTTACAAACCAACGGAGCAAGAGCAATCATTAATCGCCCGCACCGGCGGTTTGGGCCAGCCTGCGGGCCAGTACGTCTGGCCTGTACGCGGGCGCACACTGCATCGTTTTGGCGAGCCGTTGCAAGGCGAATTGCACTGGAAAGGACTGGTGATTGCCACCCGTGAGGGCACCGAAGTGCGCGCCATCGCCGACGGTACGGTGCTAATGGCCGATTGGCTGCAAGGTTATGGTCAGGTGGTGGTGGTCGATCACGGCAAGGGGGACATGAGCCTGTACGGTTATAACCAGAGCGCGCTGGTTGCCGTCGGCGCACAAGTTAAAGCCGGTCAGCCGATTGCGCTGGCAGGCAGCAGCGGCGGGCAGAACCAGCCAGCGCTCTATTTTGAAATTCGACGTCAGGGACGGGCGATTAACCCGAGCTCCTGGTTAGGAAGGTAA